A region of Pasteurellaceae bacterium Orientalotternb1 DNA encodes the following proteins:
- a CDS encoding lipid-A-disaccharide synthase: MRSLGKEKLMTNSPLIAIVAGEVSGDILGAGLILALKVHYPNARFIGVAGERMLQAGCETLFDMEELAVMGLAEVVKHLPRLLKRRKQVIDTMRELKPDIFIGIDAPDFNIGVEEQLKANGIKTIHYVSPSVWAWRQNRVHKIARAADLVLAFLPFEKAFYDKFNVPCRFVGHTMADAIPLKPSRKEACERLNLDENQRYLAILVGSRASEVGFLSEPFLQTAKLLKTQFPDLQFLVPLVNDNRIAQFESIKTKVAPDLEVHILKGNARSAMIAAEATLLASGTAALEAMLCKSPMVVGYKMKPTTYWLAKKLVKTDYISLPNLLANSPLVPELIQDECNPENLAKQLSIYLSDAPEHRKQQNALKQRFTELHQQIQCNADAQAAQAVVDILNN; the protein is encoded by the coding sequence ATGCGATCCTTAGGAAAGGAAAAATTAATGACAAATTCCCCTCTAATTGCCATTGTGGCAGGTGAAGTCTCTGGTGATATTTTAGGTGCAGGTCTGATTTTAGCTTTGAAAGTTCACTATCCAAATGCCCGTTTTATAGGCGTGGCGGGTGAGCGAATGCTCCAAGCAGGCTGTGAAACCTTGTTTGATATGGAAGAACTGGCGGTGATGGGCTTAGCAGAAGTCGTGAAACACTTACCCCGCTTACTCAAACGCCGCAAGCAGGTGATCGACACGATGCGTGAGCTGAAACCTGATATTTTCATTGGTATTGATGCCCCTGATTTCAACATCGGTGTAGAAGAACAGCTAAAAGCCAATGGCATTAAAACCATTCATTATGTTAGCCCATCGGTGTGGGCATGGCGGCAAAATCGAGTACATAAAATTGCCCGTGCAGCGGATCTCGTTCTTGCGTTTCTACCATTTGAAAAGGCTTTTTACGATAAATTCAACGTACCTTGCCGTTTTGTTGGGCATACCATGGCAGATGCCATTCCACTTAAACCAAGCCGTAAAGAAGCCTGCGAACGACTAAATTTAGATGAAAATCAACGTTATTTGGCAATTTTAGTAGGTAGCCGTGCTAGCGAAGTGGGATTTTTGAGTGAGCCGTTCTTACAAACAGCAAAATTACTCAAAACACAATTTCCTGACTTGCAATTTCTCGTGCCGCTAGTCAATGATAACCGAATCGCTCAATTTGAATCGATCAAAACAAAAGTTGCCCCCGATCTCGAAGTACATATTCTGAAAGGTAATGCTCGGTCAGCAATGATCGCAGCAGAAGCTACGTTACTTGCATCAGGAACCGCAGCTCTGGAAGCCATGTTGTGTAAGTCACCAATGGTTGTAGGTTATAAAATGAAACCAACAACCTATTGGCTGGCAAAAAAATTGGTGAAGACGGACTACATTTCTTTGCCAAATTTACTCGCAAACTCACCGCTTGTACCCGAGTTGATTCAAGATGAATGCAATCCTGAAAACTTGGCAAAACAACTAAGCATTTATTTGTCGGATGCTCCAGAACATCGCAAACAGCAAAATGCGTTAAAACAGCGTTTTACTGAACTTCATCAACAAATCCAATGCAATGCCGATGCTCAAGCTGCACAAGCCGTTGTTGACATTTTAAACAATTGA
- a CDS encoding porin, translating into MKKNLFVLSGLALATVSAQAYTLLESKETGMKIDFTGSARLVWQSTSEKVHTNGETRKEHINHAIANDGSRFGFKLKHEFDEDFYALGRVEWRFRGKAPSQHDFDDIYTRQLYAGIGSYTFGELTYGHQFTIADGVKQTDLGNTLSLSDGLLNGFERKSIQYVYNIIDGLKFGGFYGDHSKRNSKGLDRKNKRKDVMGVGVIYDHKFADNQHARFGTGMTRERSFNRNHSLFNYTAYSFGTAYTYDKTTFGIDLERGETKNKGIIGNKEVQKEVRTVLEYKFTPELRAYTMYAYKTNALKVVNSSKQENKTHQFMAGTEYYFIPKYVKGFVEAATSRTKQNVDGVNSSKKRDNVVAIGMRAYW; encoded by the coding sequence ATGAAAAAAAATCTTTTTGTTTTATCGGGACTGGCATTAGCAACGGTATCTGCTCAAGCATACACGTTATTAGAGAGCAAAGAAACAGGAATGAAAATTGACTTCACTGGTTCTGCTCGTTTAGTGTGGCAAAGCACTTCAGAAAAAGTTCACACTAATGGCGAAACCCGTAAAGAACATATCAACCACGCAATTGCGAATGACGGTTCACGTTTTGGTTTTAAACTCAAACACGAATTTGATGAAGATTTTTATGCATTGGGGCGAGTGGAATGGCGTTTCCGTGGTAAGGCTCCTTCGCAGCACGATTTTGATGACATTTATACTCGTCAGCTTTATGCAGGAATTGGTAGCTACACTTTTGGTGAATTGACTTATGGTCACCAATTTACCATTGCTGATGGTGTTAAACAGACAGATTTAGGTAACACGTTAAGTTTGAGTGATGGTTTACTCAATGGCTTTGAACGTAAATCTATCCAATATGTTTACAACATCATTGATGGCTTAAAATTTGGTGGCTTTTACGGCGATCACAGCAAGCGTAATAGCAAAGGTCTCGACCGTAAAAATAAACGTAAAGATGTGATGGGTGTAGGGGTCATTTATGATCATAAATTTGCCGATAACCAACATGCACGTTTTGGTACAGGTATGACCCGAGAGCGTTCATTTAATCGCAATCATAGCTTATTTAACTACACAGCCTACTCTTTTGGTACCGCTTACACTTATGATAAGACGACTTTTGGTATCGATTTAGAACGAGGTGAAACCAAAAACAAAGGCATTATTGGTAATAAAGAAGTGCAGAAAGAAGTCCGCACGGTGCTTGAATACAAATTCACACCTGAATTGCGTGCTTACACGATGTACGCCTATAAAACGAACGCACTCAAAGTGGTGAATAGCAGCAAACAAGAAAACAAAACGCATCAATTTATGGCGGGAACGGAATATTACTTTATTCCGAAATATGTGAAAGGCTTTGTTGAAGCTGCAACAAGTCGCACTAAGCAGAATGTTGATGGCGTAAATTCAAGCAAAAAACGTGATAATGTTGTTGCTATTGGGATGCGAGCCTATTGGTAA
- a CDS encoding bifunctional molybdenum cofactor guanylyltransferase MobA/molybdopterin-guanine dinucleotide biosynthesis adaptor protein MobB (in Escherichia coli MobA links a guanosine 5'-phosphate to molydopterin to form molybdopterin guanine dinucleotide during molybdenum cofactor biosynthesis; MobB is not essential but has been found to interact with multiple proteins involved in the molybdopterin guanine dinucleotide cofactor biosynthesis pathway), whose translation MAQINSVTAVILSGGLARRFGGVEKGLQRFNGKPMISHIIERLSPQVCKIVLNINRLHNVYHAQYSDIPSYSDDLGGFQGALSGMLSGFRQLEGDYLLFVPCDSPFVPANLVQKLATALRINEAQIAYVHDGEKAHPTFALIHRSISPALADYLAQGERRLLRFFQSQKSVAVDFSEQPNAFQNFNSAEQLASGQIPTKFCKPLLAITGYSGTGKTTLLEKLIPALQQKGVQVGLIKHSHHNVDVDKAGKDSHRLRLAGANPTMIVCDQRWAMMVETNELADFQCLTEQFRNQNVDLILVEGFKHEGLPKIQLHRQDLDKPLPELDEFTVATATDYPLERESRLDINNIEQISDFVYRYLQNFRRN comes from the coding sequence ATGGCACAAATAAATTCAGTGACGGCAGTGATTTTGTCGGGCGGTTTAGCTCGCCGTTTTGGCGGGGTGGAAAAGGGCTTACAGCGGTTCAATGGCAAGCCGATGATCTCTCATATTATTGAGCGACTTTCTCCGCAGGTTTGCAAAATTGTGTTGAATATCAACCGCTTGCACAACGTGTATCACGCCCAATATTCCGATATTCCAAGCTACTCGGACGATCTTGGTGGCTTCCAAGGGGCATTAAGCGGAATGCTGTCGGGATTTCGGCAGTTGGAGGGCGATTATTTGCTGTTTGTGCCGTGTGATAGCCCCTTCGTACCCGCCAATTTGGTGCAAAAACTGGCGACAGCCTTGCGAATTAATGAGGCACAAATCGCCTACGTCCACGATGGCGAGAAAGCTCACCCGACGTTTGCCCTTATTCATCGCTCAATTTCACCAGCGTTGGCGGATTATTTGGCTCAAGGCGAACGCCGTTTGCTGCGGTTTTTCCAATCGCAAAAGAGCGTAGCGGTGGATTTTTCCGAACAACCGAATGCCTTTCAAAATTTCAACAGTGCCGAGCAGCTTGCAAGCGGTCAGATTCCGACAAAATTTTGCAAACCGTTGCTGGCGATAACAGGTTACAGTGGCACGGGCAAGACCACGCTGTTGGAAAAATTGATCCCCGCTCTCCAGCAAAAAGGTGTGCAGGTAGGGCTGATTAAACATTCGCATCATAATGTTGATGTCGATAAAGCGGGCAAAGATAGCCACCGCTTGCGGTTAGCGGGAGCAAACCCAACGATGATTGTGTGCGATCAACGTTGGGCGATGATGGTGGAAACGAACGAGCTTGCGGATTTTCAGTGTTTAACAGAGCAATTTCGCAATCAAAATGTCGATCTGATTTTAGTGGAAGGCTTTAAACACGAAGGCTTACCGAAGATCCAACTACATCGCCAAGATCTTGATAAGCCTTTGCCCGAATTAGATGAATTTACCGTCGCTACGGCGACCGATTATCCGCTTGAGCGGGAGAGCCGATTAGATATAAATAATATCGAGCAGATTTCCGATTTTGTGTACCGCTATTTGCAAAATTTTCGCCGTAACTGA
- a CDS encoding cardiolipin synthase, whose product MNTTVTQLVSIVSPLLFWFAIATVTLRLLTKKQSNSATISWIMLIYLLPIVGLIIYLLFGEITLGRKHAEKAQALAPTYQNWFTQLEQQPHLLRQNMSGRYLALFELCQRQLQIPCIAGNELKLFSSPNTIMRQVIRDIHQAQTEIRMIFYIWHNGGMVNEVATALQQAAQRGVKVQILLDAVGSANFIGSEQYHTMLNHGIEIAEALKVKLWRVFLSRIDLRQHRKIIVIDNHIAYTGSMNMVDPAYFKQDQDVGQWIDVMVRINGPVSTILAALHSWDWQIEEEIDALPALPDEKLLPVEMDNQHAVQILPSGPNENKELMPRALATAIYSARNSIVITTPYFVPSPEIASALENAALRGVTVKIIVPERNDSTMVEWASRYFFDELLETGVEIYRFEQGLLHTKSIVIDDRLVLIGSVNMDIRSFLLNFEVTMIVDDKDFAKQVSLLQHDYIKASVQIDAKKWANRPVYQRITEKLFYLSSPLL is encoded by the coding sequence ATGAATACTACCGTTACACAGCTCGTCTCCATTGTTTCTCCACTACTTTTCTGGTTTGCGATTGCGACTGTCACATTGCGTTTACTCACCAAAAAACAATCCAATTCCGCCACAATCTCATGGATTATGTTAATTTATCTACTGCCGATTGTGGGTTTAATTATTTACTTACTGTTTGGCGAAATTACGCTTGGGCGTAAACATGCGGAAAAAGCACAAGCATTAGCCCCCACTTATCAAAATTGGTTTACACAGCTTGAACAACAGCCACACTTACTACGCCAAAATATGTCAGGGCGTTATCTTGCTCTCTTTGAACTCTGTCAAAGACAATTACAAATTCCTTGTATCGCAGGAAATGAATTAAAACTCTTTTCTTCTCCCAATACCATTATGCGACAAGTCATTAGAGATATTCATCAAGCCCAAACAGAAATTCGTATGATTTTTTATATTTGGCACAATGGTGGAATGGTCAATGAAGTTGCAACTGCCTTGCAACAGGCAGCACAACGTGGTGTAAAAGTTCAAATCCTATTAGATGCGGTTGGAAGTGCAAATTTTATTGGAAGCGAACAATATCATACGATGCTAAATCATGGGATTGAAATTGCGGAAGCGTTGAAAGTGAAATTATGGCGAGTTTTTTTAAGCCGAATCGACTTACGCCAACACCGTAAAATTATCGTCATTGACAATCACATTGCTTATACAGGCAGTATGAATATGGTTGATCCTGCCTATTTCAAACAAGATCAAGATGTTGGGCAGTGGATTGACGTAATGGTGAGAATTAACGGTCCTGTTTCAACGATACTCGCTGCATTGCATTCTTGGGATTGGCAAATTGAAGAAGAAATTGATGCTCTTCCAGCCCTTCCTGATGAAAAGCTCTTACCAGTAGAAATGGACAACCAACACGCCGTGCAAATTCTGCCTTCTGGTCCGAATGAAAATAAAGAACTGATGCCAAGAGCCTTAGCAACTGCAATTTACTCTGCTCGTAATAGCATTGTAATTACTACGCCTTATTTTGTGCCAAGCCCTGAAATTGCCAGTGCATTAGAAAATGCGGCATTAAGGGGAGTCACCGTCAAAATCATTGTACCTGAACGCAATGATTCCACTATGGTAGAGTGGGCAAGTCGCTATTTCTTTGATGAACTACTTGAAACTGGAGTAGAAATTTATCGCTTTGAGCAAGGATTGCTACATACCAAAAGCATCGTGATTGACGATCGCTTAGTGCTTATCGGATCAGTCAATATGGATATTCGCAGTTTCCTACTTAATTTTGAAGTGACAATGATTGTTGATGATAAGGATTTTGCAAAACAAGTGAGCTTATTGCAACATGACTATATCAAGGCTTCTGTTCAGATTGATGCGAAAAAATGGGCTAACCGTCCTGTCTATCAACGAATTACAGAGAAACTGTTTTACCTTTCTAGCCCACTGCTCTAA
- a CDS encoding thiol:disulfide interchange protein — translation MKKLALKSTFIALSALFAVNSSVIAADFNEGKEYSQVRQVPSAQKEVVEFFSFYCPHCYDFELTYKIPAAIKDGLPQDAKLVQYHVDFLGRQSENLTRAWALAMALGVEDKIKTPLFEAAQKDALKSMDDIRAIFIANGVTAEQFDGGINSFAVNGLVNKQKQGAEEFKVRGVPAFFVNGQYQINAEGFSDVGSTSEFVKRYVDAVLFLVKK, via the coding sequence ATGAAAAAATTAGCATTAAAAAGCACATTTATCGCCCTTTCTGCTCTTTTCGCCGTAAATAGCAGCGTAATCGCAGCAGATTTCAACGAAGGCAAAGAATACAGCCAAGTCCGCCAAGTGCCATCGGCTCAAAAAGAAGTGGTGGAATTTTTCTCATTCTATTGCCCACATTGCTACGATTTTGAGCTCACTTACAAAATCCCAGCAGCAATCAAAGACGGCTTACCGCAAGATGCCAAATTGGTGCAATATCACGTTGATTTTTTAGGTCGCCAATCAGAAAATTTAACGCGAGCGTGGGCATTGGCGATGGCGTTGGGTGTGGAAGATAAAATCAAAACTCCGCTATTTGAAGCAGCACAAAAAGATGCATTGAAATCCATGGATGATATTCGTGCGATTTTTATTGCCAACGGTGTAACCGCAGAACAATTTGACGGCGGCATCAACAGCTTTGCGGTTAATGGTTTGGTCAATAAACAAAAACAAGGTGCGGAAGAATTTAAAGTGCGTGGCGTGCCTGCATTTTTCGTCAATGGACAATACCAAATCAACGCCGAAGGCTTTTCTGATGTGGGTTCCACCAGCGAATTTGTGAAACGCTATGTGGATGCAGTATTGTTCTTAGTGAAGAAGTAA